The following are from one region of the Oscarella lobularis chromosome 3, ooOscLobu1.1, whole genome shotgun sequence genome:
- the LOC136184926 gene encoding regulator of G-protein signaling 12-like isoform X1 encodes MDAVAAAGRRDVRTFSHKLRRDGRLGYGFTLSGECPPVLTTVLPKSASGRAGLVPGLLLLEVDGRDVTRLEHEDVVKLVARTRDSVRLVVSEANFDVEEFLAVQGRERKMRDAAAAAAAAAEDDDESSFSVPISQAYDSPHFGSGGGDRKLATSRYQSLHLALAEGRGGKDAVLTSRSGNNDTSIISRSGNHDTSKTSRSGNHDSSMTSRSGGYSGTIDTSMTSRYGNSLSSRRDPNTSTTAASFEDAVSGDDDLPLLRFVVDYYGSVQLPTAKTTEHGSVETIRRCVARVQDVRRGARGAATVTMEVTRTGLKLINVQGRRLLEISSSLFSYSGLCLDDRRFFGMVTKPSSPREPGSCALCHVFMADGTRAHSSDILGGVARLFKDGRNRRRKATAAHPEANGNNDWLKSWNDRSHPSLDAQDLPPPPADWLDNYVDGGGFVAQSAPLCTARVPLSHSLDADPTTVSAHTGRRFHELSGFDEKTTTTTMNVAAAAAGATTKSVEELRPESELTGVILPATSTPTQSRDDDDDVLATGRRERHRTIEGGALVQQVEINRNGAPRPTRRMTRHGSLGYGIDETPDEDEKGLPDDDSTFGGLRRVVGVLSASVDSLALASTTPSEAAMKTESNVGRVASWALSLRRVLDDNEGVACFKEFMKTELNDENLLFWLECRKFVDLKDPKAMKSRAREIYDQYLNCSSSPTPVNVDCHTVQRVAESLDDAQSDIFARAQREIFSLMKLDCHPRFIRSTLYQQCVIAELENLPLPIDPPSPQAAAKNKRGAKKTKKKRRGKRNGSASADVSFDLSASRSSGYDSVEEKKKKSRWGRRSKPKSSKEDLNDSKRTSTATESSEGEPTKIPAKKDLTVTFAPVPGSQKDNFYRVVMPDSSSTIIMAEHGQTVAQTLAALFERRSLDFSSFHVVIQSNGEVVPYEAPASCLHNKEVRLQKAGLTFKATFETGETATTTTVRVDKRRTIREVLGAVMTERGLSLESHVIHLENCPVPLQLDIASSLLARQSVVIKPQSTLTNGDLGGEADSTRQTTAPNAHTSSERSNGGGFFHKLGSLRLPGFRRSADVEGAMKKVASLDESGGSASPSTRPKKSSKKKSSLDKSSSVETPESPDDFMDLLSRVQGDRIDDQRVSVYDDDNFQLPDFLREDAPSPASVKKKSPSPEHDPSPSQSRESGYHSVSPPVHASPRAPYVRPPAAPLAPPASNSVPDLSPTEEREFVPHRHGGGGGNARSISTPDPRLRRKRDTTQAYRRGASVPDLDNWKLEKPALQRQRKLVGDEDENPVIGPETLV; translated from the exons CGCGACGTCACTCGACTCGAGCACGAAGACGTCGTGAAGCTCGTCGCGCGTACGCGCGATTCGGTTCGACTCGTCGTGAGCGAGGCtaatttcgacgtcgaggaaTTTCTCGCCGTACAGGGACGCGAGAGAAAGATGcgagacgccgccgccgctgccgccgccgccgccgaagacgacgacgaatcgtccTTCTCCGTACCTATAAGTCAAGCGTACGATTCGCCTCACTTCGGAAGCGGTGGCGGCGATCGGAAGTTAGCGACGTCGCGATATCAATCGCTTCACTTGGCTTTGGCCGAGGGTCGTGGTGGCAAAGATGCCGTACTGACGTCACGATCCGGGAACAATGATACGTCAATAATTTCCCGATCCGGGAATCACGACACTTCGAAAACGTCACGATCCGGGAACCACGACAGTTCGATGACTTCGCGTAGCGGAGGTTACAGTGGGACTATTGATACttctatgacgtcacgctacGGCAATTCTCTAAGTAGTAGGCGCGATCCCAACACTTCAACGACGGCAGCGTCTTTCGAAGATGCCGTCTCGGGCGACGATGATTTGCCcctccttcgtttcgtcgtcgactacTACGGTTCCGTGCAATTGCCGACGGCAAAAACAACAGAACACGGAAGCGTCGAAACAATACGTCGCTGCGTGGCGCGCGTGCAGGACGTGCGCCGCGGCGCCCGCGGCGCCGCGACAGTCACCATGGAAGTGACCCGCACCGGACTCAAGCTGATCAACGTCCAAGGTCGTCGCCTATTGGAAATCAGCTCCAGCTTGTTTTCCTACAGCGGTCTCTGTTTGGacgatcgtcgtttcttcggcATGGTAacgaagccgtcgtcgccgcgcgaacCGGGCTCGTGCGCTCTGTGTCACGTGTTCATGGCCGACGGAACTCGCGCTCACTCGAGCGACAttctcggcggcgtcgcgcgaCTGTTCAAGGACGggagaaatcgacgacgaaaggcgACCGCCGCGCACCCGGAAGCGAATGGGAACAACGACTGGTTGAAATCTTGGAACGATCGTTCTCATCCGAGTTTGGACGCGCAAGACCTGCCTCCTCCTCCCGCTGATTGGCTTGACAAttacgtcgacggcggcggtttcGTCGCTCAATCAGCGCCCCTTTGTACGGCGCGTGTTCCTCTGTCCCACTCCCTTGACGCGGACCCGACGACGGTGTCCGCGCATACGGgtcgtcgttttcacgaATTGTCcggtttcgacgagaaaacgacaacgacgacaatgaacgtagctgcggcggcggccggagcgacgacaaaatccGTAGAAGAATTGCGTCCGGAATCGGAGCTGACCGGCGTTATTTTGCCGGCGACTAGCACACCGACGCAatctcgcgacgacgacgacgacgtattgGCGACTGGTCGCCGTGAACGACATCGAACCATCGAAGGTGGCGCTCTCGTGCAGCAAGTCGAAATCAATCGCAACGGCGCGCCGCGACCGACGCGACGCATGACACGGCACGGATCGCTCGGTtacggaatcgacgaaacgccggacgaagacgagaaaggTCTGCcggacgacgactcgacgttCGGCGGATTGagacgcgtcgtcggcgtgctGAGCGCGAGCGTGGACAGTCTCGctttggcgtcgacgacgccgagcgaAGCGGCGATGAAGACGGAATCGAACGTCGGTCGCGTTGCGAGTTGGGCGTTGAGTTTGAGGCGGGTTttggacgacaacgaaggCGTTGCGTGTTTTAAG GAATTCATGAAGACCGAATTGAACGATGAGAATTTATTGTTCTGGTTGGAGTGTCggaaattcgtcgacttgaaGGATCCCAAAGCG aTGAAGTCAAGGGCGAGAGAAATCTACGATCAGTATTTGAactgttcgtcgtcgccgacgccggtCAACGTCGATTGTCACACGGTTCAGCGCGTCGCCGAgagtctcgacgacgcgcagaGCGACATCTTCGCGCGCGCTCAACGAGAG attttctctcttatGAAATTGGACTGCCACCCGCGATTCATTCGCTCGACGCTTTATCAGCAGTGCGTCATAGCTGAACTCGAGAACCTTCCTCTTCCCATTGATCCTCCGTCGCctcaggcggcggcgaagaacAAAAGAGGAGCGAAGAAGACAAAG AAGAAGCGGCGCGGTAAACGAAATGGGTCGGCGAGCGCCGACGTTTCGTTCGATCTCAGCGCTTCTCGGTCTTCCGGCTACGATTCcgtggaagagaaaaagaagaaaagtcgaTGGGGTCGTCGAAGCAAGCCAAAGAGCTCAAAAGAGG ATTTGAATGATAGCAAGCGGACAAGTACGGCAACGGAAAGCAGCGAAGGTGAACCGACAAAGATCCCAGCGAAGAAAGAT CTGACCGTCACGTTTGCGCCTGTGCCCGGATCGCAAAAGGATAATTTCTATCGCGTCGTGATGCCGGacagctcgtcgacgatcatcaTGGCGGAGCACGGTCAAACCGTCGCTCAAACTCTCGCGGCGCTTTTCGAGCGACGCAGCTTGGACTTCAGCTCGTTTCATGTCGTCATACAAAGCAACGGCGAA GTTGTTCCGTACGAGGCTCCCGCCTCTTGTCTTCACAACAAAGAGGTTCGTCTGCAGAAAGCCGGGCTGACGTTCAAGGCGACCTTCGAGACAGGCgaaacagcgacgacgacgacagttcGCGTGGACAAACGTCGCACGATACGAGAGGTGCTGGGTGCCGTAATGACGGAACGCGGTCTCAGTCTCGAATCCCACGTCATTCATCTG GAAAATTGTCCGGTACCTCTTCAACTTGACATCGCCTCTTCACTCCTTGCTAGACAGAGTGTTGTCATCAAGCCGCAGTCGACTCTGACAA ATGGAGATTTGGGAGGCGAAGCGGACTCGACGAGGCAAACAACGGCGCCGAATGCGCATACGAGCAGCGAGCGCAGTAACGGCGGAGGATTTTTTCACAAGCTCGGAAGCCTTCGCCTTCCGGGATTCCGTCGTTCAGCGGACGTCGAAGGCGCGATGAAAAAAGTAGCAAGTTtagacgaaagcggcggaAGCGCGAGTCCTTCCACCCGACCGAAAAAATCATCCAAGAAGAAGTCGAGTTTAGATAAATCGTCAAGTGTCGAGACACCGGAATCACCCGACG ACTTCATGGATCTTCTCAGTCGCGTTCAAggcgatcgaatcgacgaccaGCGCGTCAGcgtctacgacgacgacaattttCAACTGCCGGATTTTCTACGCGAGGACGCTCCCTCGCCCGCCTCcgtaaaaaagaaatcgccgtcgcccgaGCACGATCCAAGTCCGAGCCAATCGCGCGAAAGCGGATATCACTCCGTATCGCCGCCGGTTCACGCTTCGCCGCGCGCTCCGTACGTTCGTCCGCCGGCAGCGCCACTcgcgccgccggcgtcgaattCCGTTCCGGATCTGTCACCGACTGAAGAGCGGGAGTTTGTTCCGCATCgacacggcggcggcggcggcaacgcgAGGTCCATCAGTACGCCTGATCCGCGGttgcgacgaaagcgagatACGACGCAGGCGTACCGCCGCGGAGCGTCGGTGCCGGATCTCGACAACTGGAAGTTGGAGAAACCGGCACTTCAGAGGCAGCGAAAATTGgtcggcgacgaggacgagaatcCGGTAATAGGGCCCGAGACGCTAGTATAA
- the LOC136184926 gene encoding regulator of G-protein signaling 12-like isoform X2, with translation MDAVAAAGRRDVRTFSHKLRRDGRLGYGFTLSGECPPVLTTVLPKSASGRAGLVPGLLLLEVDGRDVTRLEHEDVVKLVARTRDSVRLVVSEANFDVEEFLAVQGRERKMRDAAAAAAAAAEDDDESSFSVPISQAYDSPHFGSGGGDRKLATSRYQSLHLALAEGRGGKDAVLTSRSGNNDTSIISRSGNHDTSKTSRSGNHDSSMTSRSGGYSGTIDTSMTSRYGNSLSSRRDPNTSTTAASFEDAVSGDDDLPLLRFVVDYYGSVQLPTAKTTEHGSVETIRRCVARVQDVRRGARGAATVTMEVTRTGLKLINVQGRRLLEISSSLFSYSGLCLDDRRFFGMVTKPSSPREPGSCALCHVFMADGTRAHSSDILGGVARLFKDGRNRRRKATAAHPEANGNNDWLKSWNDRSHPSLDAQDLPPPPADWLDNYVDGGGFVAQSAPLCTARVPLSHSLDADPTTVSAHTGRRFHELSGFDEKTTTTTMNVAAAAAGATTKSVEELRPESELTGVILPATSTPTQSRDDDDDVLATGRRERHRTIEGGALVQQVEINRNGAPRPTRRMTRHGSLGYGIDETPDEDEKGLPDDDSTFGGLRRVVGVLSASVDSLALASTTPSEAAMKTESNVGRVASWALSLRRVLDDNEGVACFKEFMKTELNDENLLFWLECRKFVDLKDPKAMKSRAREIYDQYLNCSSSPTPVNVDCHTVQRVAESLDDAQSDIFARAQREIFSLMKLDCHPRFIRSTLYQQCVIAELENLPLPIDPPSPQAAAKNKRGAKKTKKRRGKRNGSASADVSFDLSASRSSGYDSVEEKKKKSRWGRRSKPKSSKEDLNDSKRTSTATESSEGEPTKIPAKKDLTVTFAPVPGSQKDNFYRVVMPDSSSTIIMAEHGQTVAQTLAALFERRSLDFSSFHVVIQSNGEVVPYEAPASCLHNKEVRLQKAGLTFKATFETGETATTTTVRVDKRRTIREVLGAVMTERGLSLESHVIHLENCPVPLQLDIASSLLARQSVVIKPQSTLTNGDLGGEADSTRQTTAPNAHTSSERSNGGGFFHKLGSLRLPGFRRSADVEGAMKKVASLDESGGSASPSTRPKKSSKKKSSLDKSSSVETPESPDDFMDLLSRVQGDRIDDQRVSVYDDDNFQLPDFLREDAPSPASVKKKSPSPEHDPSPSQSRESGYHSVSPPVHASPRAPYVRPPAAPLAPPASNSVPDLSPTEEREFVPHRHGGGGGNARSISTPDPRLRRKRDTTQAYRRGASVPDLDNWKLEKPALQRQRKLVGDEDENPVIGPETLV, from the exons CGCGACGTCACTCGACTCGAGCACGAAGACGTCGTGAAGCTCGTCGCGCGTACGCGCGATTCGGTTCGACTCGTCGTGAGCGAGGCtaatttcgacgtcgaggaaTTTCTCGCCGTACAGGGACGCGAGAGAAAGATGcgagacgccgccgccgctgccgccgccgccgccgaagacgacgacgaatcgtccTTCTCCGTACCTATAAGTCAAGCGTACGATTCGCCTCACTTCGGAAGCGGTGGCGGCGATCGGAAGTTAGCGACGTCGCGATATCAATCGCTTCACTTGGCTTTGGCCGAGGGTCGTGGTGGCAAAGATGCCGTACTGACGTCACGATCCGGGAACAATGATACGTCAATAATTTCCCGATCCGGGAATCACGACACTTCGAAAACGTCACGATCCGGGAACCACGACAGTTCGATGACTTCGCGTAGCGGAGGTTACAGTGGGACTATTGATACttctatgacgtcacgctacGGCAATTCTCTAAGTAGTAGGCGCGATCCCAACACTTCAACGACGGCAGCGTCTTTCGAAGATGCCGTCTCGGGCGACGATGATTTGCCcctccttcgtttcgtcgtcgactacTACGGTTCCGTGCAATTGCCGACGGCAAAAACAACAGAACACGGAAGCGTCGAAACAATACGTCGCTGCGTGGCGCGCGTGCAGGACGTGCGCCGCGGCGCCCGCGGCGCCGCGACAGTCACCATGGAAGTGACCCGCACCGGACTCAAGCTGATCAACGTCCAAGGTCGTCGCCTATTGGAAATCAGCTCCAGCTTGTTTTCCTACAGCGGTCTCTGTTTGGacgatcgtcgtttcttcggcATGGTAacgaagccgtcgtcgccgcgcgaacCGGGCTCGTGCGCTCTGTGTCACGTGTTCATGGCCGACGGAACTCGCGCTCACTCGAGCGACAttctcggcggcgtcgcgcgaCTGTTCAAGGACGggagaaatcgacgacgaaaggcgACCGCCGCGCACCCGGAAGCGAATGGGAACAACGACTGGTTGAAATCTTGGAACGATCGTTCTCATCCGAGTTTGGACGCGCAAGACCTGCCTCCTCCTCCCGCTGATTGGCTTGACAAttacgtcgacggcggcggtttcGTCGCTCAATCAGCGCCCCTTTGTACGGCGCGTGTTCCTCTGTCCCACTCCCTTGACGCGGACCCGACGACGGTGTCCGCGCATACGGgtcgtcgttttcacgaATTGTCcggtttcgacgagaaaacgacaacgacgacaatgaacgtagctgcggcggcggccggagcgacgacaaaatccGTAGAAGAATTGCGTCCGGAATCGGAGCTGACCGGCGTTATTTTGCCGGCGACTAGCACACCGACGCAatctcgcgacgacgacgacgacgtattgGCGACTGGTCGCCGTGAACGACATCGAACCATCGAAGGTGGCGCTCTCGTGCAGCAAGTCGAAATCAATCGCAACGGCGCGCCGCGACCGACGCGACGCATGACACGGCACGGATCGCTCGGTtacggaatcgacgaaacgccggacgaagacgagaaaggTCTGCcggacgacgactcgacgttCGGCGGATTGagacgcgtcgtcggcgtgctGAGCGCGAGCGTGGACAGTCTCGctttggcgtcgacgacgccgagcgaAGCGGCGATGAAGACGGAATCGAACGTCGGTCGCGTTGCGAGTTGGGCGTTGAGTTTGAGGCGGGTTttggacgacaacgaaggCGTTGCGTGTTTTAAG GAATTCATGAAGACCGAATTGAACGATGAGAATTTATTGTTCTGGTTGGAGTGTCggaaattcgtcgacttgaaGGATCCCAAAGCG aTGAAGTCAAGGGCGAGAGAAATCTACGATCAGTATTTGAactgttcgtcgtcgccgacgccggtCAACGTCGATTGTCACACGGTTCAGCGCGTCGCCGAgagtctcgacgacgcgcagaGCGACATCTTCGCGCGCGCTCAACGAGAG attttctctcttatGAAATTGGACTGCCACCCGCGATTCATTCGCTCGACGCTTTATCAGCAGTGCGTCATAGCTGAACTCGAGAACCTTCCTCTTCCCATTGATCCTCCGTCGCctcaggcggcggcgaagaacAAAAGAGGAGCGAAGAAGACAAAG AAGCGGCGCGGTAAACGAAATGGGTCGGCGAGCGCCGACGTTTCGTTCGATCTCAGCGCTTCTCGGTCTTCCGGCTACGATTCcgtggaagagaaaaagaagaaaagtcgaTGGGGTCGTCGAAGCAAGCCAAAGAGCTCAAAAGAGG ATTTGAATGATAGCAAGCGGACAAGTACGGCAACGGAAAGCAGCGAAGGTGAACCGACAAAGATCCCAGCGAAGAAAGAT CTGACCGTCACGTTTGCGCCTGTGCCCGGATCGCAAAAGGATAATTTCTATCGCGTCGTGATGCCGGacagctcgtcgacgatcatcaTGGCGGAGCACGGTCAAACCGTCGCTCAAACTCTCGCGGCGCTTTTCGAGCGACGCAGCTTGGACTTCAGCTCGTTTCATGTCGTCATACAAAGCAACGGCGAA GTTGTTCCGTACGAGGCTCCCGCCTCTTGTCTTCACAACAAAGAGGTTCGTCTGCAGAAAGCCGGGCTGACGTTCAAGGCGACCTTCGAGACAGGCgaaacagcgacgacgacgacagttcGCGTGGACAAACGTCGCACGATACGAGAGGTGCTGGGTGCCGTAATGACGGAACGCGGTCTCAGTCTCGAATCCCACGTCATTCATCTG GAAAATTGTCCGGTACCTCTTCAACTTGACATCGCCTCTTCACTCCTTGCTAGACAGAGTGTTGTCATCAAGCCGCAGTCGACTCTGACAA ATGGAGATTTGGGAGGCGAAGCGGACTCGACGAGGCAAACAACGGCGCCGAATGCGCATACGAGCAGCGAGCGCAGTAACGGCGGAGGATTTTTTCACAAGCTCGGAAGCCTTCGCCTTCCGGGATTCCGTCGTTCAGCGGACGTCGAAGGCGCGATGAAAAAAGTAGCAAGTTtagacgaaagcggcggaAGCGCGAGTCCTTCCACCCGACCGAAAAAATCATCCAAGAAGAAGTCGAGTTTAGATAAATCGTCAAGTGTCGAGACACCGGAATCACCCGACG ACTTCATGGATCTTCTCAGTCGCGTTCAAggcgatcgaatcgacgaccaGCGCGTCAGcgtctacgacgacgacaattttCAACTGCCGGATTTTCTACGCGAGGACGCTCCCTCGCCCGCCTCcgtaaaaaagaaatcgccgtcgcccgaGCACGATCCAAGTCCGAGCCAATCGCGCGAAAGCGGATATCACTCCGTATCGCCGCCGGTTCACGCTTCGCCGCGCGCTCCGTACGTTCGTCCGCCGGCAGCGCCACTcgcgccgccggcgtcgaattCCGTTCCGGATCTGTCACCGACTGAAGAGCGGGAGTTTGTTCCGCATCgacacggcggcggcggcggcaacgcgAGGTCCATCAGTACGCCTGATCCGCGGttgcgacgaaagcgagatACGACGCAGGCGTACCGCCGCGGAGCGTCGGTGCCGGATCTCGACAACTGGAAGTTGGAGAAACCGGCACTTCAGAGGCAGCGAAAATTGgtcggcgacgaggacgagaatcCGGTAATAGGGCCCGAGACGCTAGTATAA
- the LOC136184935 gene encoding uncharacterized protein isoform X2: MSWFTEMKTSSKMFAGAVAVAVAGGAAYVLYRRHAAAQTTTNPQRGPDDEDDSDSNPAEAATDVPEYKVLVLGLDGAGKSSLLAALAGQPIPPSIPVTEGFHVISMNEKTATWNLWEVGGSQSCRVHWSRFFSKANLVVYVVDSTDTDRLEQSATALNGVLSDVELSGVPLLLVFNKQDVDGAAKADQLAEAFKLTELLQTRNVQLATSQVPPPDDSGTSDVAGIVQVKQLIISLCNVDSS; the protein is encoded by the exons ATGTCTTGGTTCACGGAAATGAAAACTAGCTCGAAAATGTtcgccggcgccgtcgccgtcgccgtcgccggagGCGCCGCCTACGTACTCTACCGC AGACACGCAGCggcgcaaacgacgacgaatccccaaaggggccccgatgacgaagacgacagcgACTCCAAtccggcggaggcggcgacggacgtGCCGGAGTACAAGGTTCTCGTGCTCGGACTGGACGGCGCTGGAAAGAGCAGCCTATTGGCCGCATTAGCCGGTCAGCCCATCCCGCCTAGCATTCCCGTCACCGAAGGCTTTCACGTGATCAGCATGAACGAAAAAACTGCCACGTGGAATCTATGGGAAG tggGCGGTAGCCAGAGCTGCCGCGTTCACTGGTCGCGCTTTTTCTCCAAGGCAAACTTGGTTgtctacgtcgtcgattcgactgACACCGATCGACTTGAGCAGTCGGCGACGGCTTTGAATGGCGTTCTCAGTGACGTGGAACTCTCCGGCGTGCCGTTGCTGCTCGTCTTTAACAAGcaggacgtcgacggagcCGCGAAAGCGGACCAGTTGGCCGAAGCGTTCAAACTGACAGAATTGCTGCAGACGAGAAACGTTCAG CTGGCGACTTCCCAAGTTCCGCCGCCTGACGATTCGGGAACGTCGGACGTCGCCGGCATAGTCCAAGTGAAACAACTCATAATATCGCTCTGCAACGTGGACAGCTCGTGA
- the LOC136184935 gene encoding uncharacterized protein isoform X1 codes for MSWFTEMKTSSKMFAGAVAVAVAGGAAYVLYRVSSSHRVPRARICTLLLLTQRHAAAQTTTNPQRGPDDEDDSDSNPAEAATDVPEYKVLVLGLDGAGKSSLLAALAGQPIPPSIPVTEGFHVISMNEKTATWNLWEVGGSQSCRVHWSRFFSKANLVVYVVDSTDTDRLEQSATALNGVLSDVELSGVPLLLVFNKQDVDGAAKADQLAEAFKLTELLQTRNVQLATSQVPPPDDSGTSDVAGIVQVKQLIISLCNVDSS; via the exons ATGTCTTGGTTCACGGAAATGAAAACTAGCTCGAAAATGTtcgccggcgccgtcgccgtcgccgtcgccggagGCGCCGCCTACGTACTCTACCGCGTAAGCAGCTCGCACCGCGTACCTCGTGCGCGCATTTGCACGCTCTTGCTCCTCACGCAGAGACACGCAGCggcgcaaacgacgacgaatccccaaaggggccccgatgacgaagacgacagcgACTCCAAtccggcggaggcggcgacggacgtGCCGGAGTACAAGGTTCTCGTGCTCGGACTGGACGGCGCTGGAAAGAGCAGCCTATTGGCCGCATTAGCCGGTCAGCCCATCCCGCCTAGCATTCCCGTCACCGAAGGCTTTCACGTGATCAGCATGAACGAAAAAACTGCCACGTGGAATCTATGGGAAG tggGCGGTAGCCAGAGCTGCCGCGTTCACTGGTCGCGCTTTTTCTCCAAGGCAAACTTGGTTgtctacgtcgtcgattcgactgACACCGATCGACTTGAGCAGTCGGCGACGGCTTTGAATGGCGTTCTCAGTGACGTGGAACTCTCCGGCGTGCCGTTGCTGCTCGTCTTTAACAAGcaggacgtcgacggagcCGCGAAAGCGGACCAGTTGGCCGAAGCGTTCAAACTGACAGAATTGCTGCAGACGAGAAACGTTCAG CTGGCGACTTCCCAAGTTCCGCCGCCTGACGATTCGGGAACGTCGGACGTCGCCGGCATAGTCCAAGTGAAACAACTCATAATATCGCTCTGCAACGTGGACAGCTCGTGA
- the LOC136184934 gene encoding sperm microtubule associated protein 2-like — translation MAMAEATSRSGDILHERDTRNKSRLLTLSMPKQSKATWFTTFSPKLVWGNQDPMWPISQATLRARLTSRTLQLSEPKKNFQDASAHIPQYALSCGRESTIWTVSPVAKKALCTDRVALLARAKTDHSTKDNHWPQYIFSCGRSSPVWSVTLPAQRCRERPRTAALAWSKSYHQDYQPNREIEWPVARAARCASATARVESLAVAKARAEGPYRDPQWAVSRAARRGGASARVTELSKPKVCPEEYVPCRDTVWPVRSATRRAVASNRVEELAKPNMRETMDHLQFDPDAFKVKETAKKAHCSTRVAELAQPISRGEK, via the exons ATGGCCATGGCCGAAG CCACATCGCGAAGCGGCGACATTCTGCACGAGCGAGATACTCGAAACAA ATCTCGCTTACTGACCCTTTCAATGCCCAAACAATCGAAAGCCACATGGTTTACCACATTTAG TCCGAAACTGGTGTGGGGAAATCAGGATCCCATGTGGCCCATATCCCAAGCGACGTTGCGCGCGCGATTGACGTCGCGCACACTCCAACTCTCCGAGCCCAAAAAGAATTTCCAGGACGCGAGTGCACACAT CCCGCAGTATGCTCTCAGCTGCGGTCGAGAGTCGACAATATGGACTGTCAGTCCCGTAGCAAAGAAAGCTCTCTGCACAGATCGAGTGGCGCTTTTAGCACGCGCTAAAACCGATCACTCGACGAAAGATAACCATTG GCCGCAGTACATTTTCAGCTGTGGTCGCTCCAGTCCCGTCTGGAGCGTAACATTACCGGCTCAGCGTTGCCGTGAGCGCCCTCGAACGGCCGCTCTCGCCTGGTCAAAATCCTATCACCAAGACTATCAACCTAACAGGGAAATCGAATGGCCAGTCGCTCGAGCTGCAAGATGTGCTTCAGCCACCGCGCGCGTGGAGTCTCTAGCCGTGGCAAAAGCGCGAGCCGAAGGACCCTACAGAGATCCCCAATGGGCG GTGAGTCGCGCGGCGCGTCGAGGTGGAGCTTCCGCGCGCGTCACCGAACTGTCGAAGCCGAAAGTCTGCCCAGAGGAGTACGTCCCGTGTCGCGATACGGTGTGGCCCGttcgttcggcgacgcgtcgcgccgtcgcgagCAATCGCGTCGAGGAGCTCGCCAAGCCGAATATGCGCGAAACGATGGATCATCTTCAGTTCGACCCCGATGCGTTCAAGGTgaaggagacggcgaaaaaggcgCATTGTTCGACGAGAGTCGCCGAACTCGCGCAGCCGATTAGTCGCGGAGAAAAGTAA